Proteins encoded in a region of the Desulfurococcaceae archaeon genome:
- a CDS encoding 4Fe-4S binding protein, with protein MPYSDAEILAPSSGLLIQRSNNKFRVNVIVDRCKECGICIALCPTRVLVKSNTLFNRYGFRPPEPLYIEKCIGCRLCEYSCPDFALFVEKVSSG; from the coding sequence TTGCCGTATTCGGATGCCGAAATCCTGGCACCCAGTTCGGGACTCCTCATTCAAAGGTCTAACAACAAGTTTAGGGTTAACGTTATTGTCGACAGGTGCAAGGAGTGCGGTATTTGTATAGCGCTGTGCCCCACCAGAGTGCTCGTGAAATCCAACACGCTGTTCAACAGGTACGGTTTTCGCCCGCCCGAACCGCTCTACATCGAGAAATGCATTGGATGTAGGCTCTGCGAATACAGCTGTCCCGACTTCGCCTTATTCGTAGAAAAGGTGAGTAGTGGTTGA
- a CDS encoding 2-oxoacid:acceptor oxidoreductase family protein, whose translation MRLLMIEIRWHSRGGQGGWTASNLTAMAASYEGKFVQSFPAFGPERSGAPIMSFTRISDEPIEIHSMIYEPDIVVVLDYTLLSPGLLSGLKGNGIVVSNYTGDVQRVLDSLGIKRGDYKLVLIPASKLALEVLKAKVTNTAMLSGLIKLGIIKLESVEKAIRERFSGPVAERNIVLVKKALEEAVVM comes from the coding sequence GTGAGACTCTTGATGATCGAAATTAGGTGGCATAGCAGGGGGGGTCAAGGCGGTTGGACTGCCAGCAACTTAACTGCCATGGCTGCATCTTACGAAGGTAAGTTTGTTCAGAGCTTTCCCGCGTTCGGGCCGGAGAGATCTGGCGCCCCCATAATGTCGTTCACGAGGATCAGCGACGAGCCTATTGAAATACACAGCATGATCTACGAGCCCGACATAGTGGTTGTACTGGATTACACGCTACTCTCACCTGGTCTACTTAGCGGCTTGAAAGGCAACGGCATAGTAGTTTCGAACTACACAGGAGATGTTCAAAGAGTGCTAGATAGCCTAGGCATTAAGCGCGGAGATTACAAGCTAGTGCTAATACCTGCCTCCAAACTAGCCCTAGAGGTTCTAAAGGCGAAGGTGACCAACACTGCCATGCTTTCCGGCCTAATAAAGCTCGGTATAATCAAGCTCGAGAGCGTTGAAAAGGCTATAAGGGAGAGGTTTAGTGGACCGGTAGCAGAGAGGAACATTGTACTGGTTAAGAAGGCCTTAGAGGAGGCTGTGGTGATGTAG